A stretch of DNA from uncultured Methanobrevibacter sp.:
TTTATTGCATCCATCAATTCATAGCGATTATTAAATCTAGTATAACTGTGATTACTAACTTTTTCAATGAATTTTTTAGTTTCAGCATCTCTAAATTTAACATCTTTAATATAAATTAATGCATCATTATGTGTCTTGTTATAGAGATCATACTCTAATTCTGTTGGAGATATTCCAGATTCAAGAACACTTCCATAATCTGAACCGATTAAACCTATATAAATGTCTGAATTGATAGCTTCTTCAGAATAGACCTCTTTAGGGGAATTTCCTGATGAAGATAATTCTTCAAAAAGAAAAACATCAAAAAATCTATTTAAGATATAATCATTTTCAATTTCCTGCTTGATGAATTTGCGCTCCTTTTCAAATTCCTTTCTAACGCTGCTAATAAAAATTTTATATTTCATAATTTTACCCCCTTTAAATTTCATTCGTGAGTATTTTACAATTGAAATGGTAATACTTCTTTTAAAGTATTATGTAATATAATATTAAATTACAAACTATTTAAAGTTATTGTAAATAAAAAAAATTTAATAATTCTTAAAATAATCAAAAATAAAATATAATAGCTTATTTTATATATTAAACTTAAATTATAAATATTTTAAATGCTCAATAATTTGTTGATAAAATGAAAATATATAAGAAAATTTGATATAATTAATTATACATTTTTCTTTATATAAATTTAGTGAATAATTAAAAATTCAATTAATTAAATTATATTATTCTAATTCACTATCAATAATATTAATCAAAAAACCAATTAAAATATGCTCAAAAAAATATCAAGATGCTCAATGAAAAATTGATAACATTGATTACCCAGCCAATAATTTTACATTTTTCACTAGTTTTATTTTATACTTTTCATCAAATTTATTTTACATTTTTCACCTATTTCATTTTATACTTTTCATATATCAAAATATATTATCTAGTGAAAAAGCATAAAAATTTATACAAAAATCAGATAATGCCCAATTTTTCCTTCAACTCCTCATTTTCACATGCAAGCAAAAAGTTCTGCTTTTCAAGCCTAAGTATCTTATCCAAGTATTCATCAAGCTTGTCTGAATACACTTTTTCTATTCCTTTCCAATATCTAAGATCACGTTTAATCTCATAATCTCTTTTTTCTTCCAAAAGCCTGTTTAATTCTACAATTTGCTCTTCCATAGATTTGTATTTGGATCTTTCCATTTCCACCTTATCATTCAATATCTCTATAAGCAAATCTTTGAATTTGATTTCCTCTTCATAATCTCTTATTTTCTCTATTTTCTCATCATCCATATAATTCCCCCAAATAAACATTTGTTATAATTATATTAAGCATTATATATAAATATTTTTAAAAAATAAGAAATAATTTATCTTTAAATTAAAAATTAAGTATTTATAACTATTTATAAACGAAATAAGTTTAATATATATTACTATCTGTTAAACAGACAATTATCATACAATTTTCCAAAATCTAGAGAACTACTTTCCACAAATTCACCGAACTACTTTTTAAGATTCATTTTAATTTTTTCAAAATCAAAATAAATAAGTATAATCAAAATAATAGAACTTAATTAAATAAAAATAAATGGAGAGATTATGACCACAGAAATTAAAATCTGCCCTCAATGCTATAGACTATACAAAGAAAATCAAGTCTGCTCAAAGTGTAATATGGAACTTAAATCACTAGATGAATTTGCACAAACGCTAGACAAGCTGCTGGAGTATAGAAGAGGAGTTCACACAGATTACACAGATCCATCATATGCTGAAGAGGCTAAGAGACAAACAATTGACAATTACTTCAAGGCATACATGACCTTGCTTAGGGCAGACCCTCTAAACAGGGAAAGGTATCTATATGGATTGGTAAAGGTCTATGACATATTCGATAAGGGACACAACTATCTAAGGAAGCTTGACCTTGAGGTCGTCTTTAAAATACTCGACCGCCTTTTGGAATACGATCCAGACAATGAAGATTACCTCTACATAAAGCTCCGTTACCTATTCTACAAGGAAAGGGAATATAAGGAGGCATTGAAAATTGCCAATAGGCTACTCGAAATGGACAGTGAAAATGAAGACTACATTTCCTTCAAGGAAGCTGCATTGGAAGAGATAGGAGAGGAACCAGATGAGAAATACTTTAAGCTAATGTTTTAACTCGGTGCAGAACTAACAGAACCTAAATGTGGAATTAATCAATATAAAAATCAAATAGACATATATAAATACATTCATAAACAAACTCCCTTTAAGTAGTTAATGCTAAAAAAGAATTAGGTGATAGGATGGGCTTATTTGGCAAACTAAGAAAAAACAAGTGGGAAGATGAAGATCCACAAGTAAGAATGGAAGGCATTGAAGAACTTCTAAGCAGCAATAAAAAGGATAATGAGAAACAAAAAATTCTAACAGGAATTGCAAAAAATGATCCAGAGAGTGACATTAGGATAATGGCTTTACAAAATCTGGATGTGCCACGGCTATTTGAAGAGATTATCTTGAATGATCCTGACTGGAAAGTCAGAATGGCTGCAGTTGAAAGACTAAAAAAGGATATAATTTACTTTAAAGAAAATTTTGAAGACCATTACGATATCAATGAGGAATATATAGATTTCCTTGAGGAAGTAGGAGAAAACGATGCAAGCAGTGAAGTGAGGGATGCTGCAAATGCGATTGCAAATGACCCGAACTACAGCAAAAAGGCATTGGATAAAGGCCTCCGAAAGGGTGGCATCAAGAAAATCTACTACACTGTCGTTGACGTTGCCAATAACACTGAAAAGAATATTGTCTTGACTCAAAATGACAATTCTGAATACACATATGAAGCAAAATCCGTCAAGGAACTATTGGATTGCTGCTTTGGTGGTGACATAATCACAATCACCTATGACAACTCCAGCGAAATCAACAATGAGAATTATATGATTGTAGACTACAATATCCTGGACAAGCAAGTTCCTGTTCCTAATAAAATACCTATAGAGGGATCCAATTTCGACAGAATGATAACTTATGAGAACATAGACACTCAAAACTTTACAAACAGCTCCCTCCTATCCGATAGTGACAAGGACTACAATCAGATGATGATAAGTCTTGTAAAGGCATGCGTCTACAATAAGAACAGAATGCTTTCAGTCGAGCTTGGTGATGTGATAAGATTCACAGAAGAAGATTTAGAAAGGATAAGCATTGAAGGAGGAGTTCCAGACCTATCCAAAGCCAGGGCAGATCTGACACAGGATTTCGAATTCAAAGTCAAGAGAATCGAATTCATATGCAGAAAGGTAAATGAGCTCCCTATGACAGAAAACATGACTCTCTATAGGTAATAAAAAAATCTTAAATTTTTATCTTATCACTAAAAAAAAGTATAAACACTACCAACCATAATTCTCAAAATCTTCATCTAAACCTCTAATCAATTCCTTCAAAGAATAGTCTAATAAAAATATGCAAACAGGAAATGCAAGATTCACCCATGTAGCATACCATTCAAGAATAATAATAATAATAATAATAATATCACCACCAATCAAAAAACAGCTTACATTTAATAAGTGGGAATAATATATAAAGATTATCATTCCAAATAATATTTGAGGGGATAAATCATGAACTACTGTTTCAACTGTGGAGCCAAGCTAATAGAAAAAGATCAAAAGTTCTGCATAAAGTGCGGGACCAAATTAGTTGAGCACGAAGATAAATACAAAGACTATCTAAAGGAATCCCACAGCAAATACAATCAAAGGGAAGGGGAATCCTATAACGATTACCTTGAAAGAATCAACTCACCAGTGAAAAATAAAATAGCTACTGAAGAGAAAGAAGAAGATTACATTGACTATGACCCTCTCAAAACATATAAGGAAAACAATCCTCAAATAAACTATCCTAAATCAGAAAGAGAAGATGATGATTCATATGAGACAATAGCTGATGAAAATAGAAAAGAAGTCATCGTAGAGGGCATGTTCGGAAAGCCATCAGTGTCCACAGAAGGAAACTTTATAGTTGAAGGAATGTACGGCCGACCTAAATACTACATCGATGGAGATATAATCAGGGAAAACAATCAATTCGGAAGGCCAGCATATAGAATAGACGGCAACTATATCAGAGAAGGAATGTACGGTAGGCCTAAGTACTATATTGATGGCGATCTTATACGTGAAAACAATCAGTTTGGTAGAGTGGTTGGTAGAAGAAAGAAATAAAAATCACCACAACAATTTTTTAATTTAATAAACAAGTTTACCATATAAAACTATACATAAATTTTCTCCTCTAATTTTGCTTATTTTTTACTAAATCATTATAATTTTTCATTATAATTAAAATATTGACTTTTAAATTTAGAAAATCTTTATATAATACCATATACAAAGTATTTTTAAAAATAAAGAAAAAATAAAAAAGCAAAAAGAGGTGAGAATATATGAGAAAAATAGATGAATTCAGAATGGAAATGGAAGAACCTAAAAAGATATACACAGAAGAACTGAAAAGATTTATCAAAAAATACGATTTCCTAGGTGAACCAATACTAATAGAAGATCCTGATATAGACACAGTGGATTACATATACTATTTGAATAAGCTAAATGGAACACCCGAGGATGTGTTGGACTCAGCGCTTAATGAAATATATGCCCATATGGTGAATTTTTCCATATCCAATGGAATAGATGAATTCAGTGAAAATGCATATGTTTTTTATGCCAGCGCCAGAATACCAAACAGGTTAGAGCAATTCAAGCTAGAAATGGAAGGGCCAAAAAGGATATACACAGAAGAATTAAAAAGATTTGTAAAAAAATATGATTTCCTGGGTGAAATGACACTGGTGGAGGAACAGGACATAGAAACTTTAGACTATCTCTACTATTTCAACAAGCTAAATGGGAGTGAAAAGGAAATTCTGGACTCAGCACTTTCAGAAATTTATGAGCATATGGGTGAATTTTCAAGGAAATCCAAAATTGATGAATACTGCAGAAATGCAGTCATCCTGTTTAGGTGATATTAAATTATGATTTCAATTTAAGCAAATTCTCTTTCAATAGCTCATATATGCTTTCTGCACCAATAATCTCATCATCACTGACATTCCAGCTTGAAGGATACAATATGAATGGCTTGGATTGGTCTCCACCAACACCACCATGGCTTCCAACCAATTCCTCAAATGCACATACCTCATCTGACTTCTCATCATAAAAGCTGTTGACCAGAATATCCGGTGTATGTTCAAATGAGCTTGTTCTTTTCAAATGACTAACGATATTGTCACCAAATCCAAGAAGAGGATTTTCACCATCAATCTTGTCGCTATCCAGGTAGTAGGTTCCATTCTTTCCAATGGCCAAGTCCCCATTCTCTTTGGAATTGACTAAAATGAAACCGACATACTCATTGTTTATTATGCCTGGAATCAGTTCAGGGAAATAGCTGTTAAGTTCCTCATAAGTCAATCTTTGGCTCCATTGTGTCAAATAGATCATTGCAAGGTTTCCTGAAGCCAATACGATGACTTCAGAGTCGCTTAATTCCTGAGCTTCCTTTTCCTCTTTGGCTATTTTCTTTTCCTTTCTAGCAAATGGAGTATAGTCACCTACAAAATGGTCATCGTTGGAAGTCATTTTTGCAAACATAGACATGTCTTCCGGAAGCAATGACTTGACAAAGTCCTCAAAGCTTTCACCATACCTTTGGGTAAATGTGGCACCGTTTGTTTGGCCGTGATCTGATTGGATAACGAATTGATAGTCTCTAGGGGAATACTTGTTTGCATCGATCAAGTGCTTGATCTGCCTGTCCATCTGCCTTAAGGCAATCCATGCATCACTGTCCCTTACTCCAGAGTGGTGAGCTATCTCATCATAACCAAGGTATGTTGAGTATGCAACATCAATATCTCCAATCATCATGTCTCCGATTAATGTTGAAGTGTTGATTTCTCTCATGAACACGTTTGTTGCAGCTCTTGTTGGAATGTAGACTATTCCACGGTTTATTCTTGGCTTGACATCCCTTAATGAATGTGTGATTTGAGACCAGATCTCACGTACCATATCCCCAAGGAACAATGCGATGATACGTGCAAAATTGCTCGGATTGGAAAATACGGAATACCATGCCTTATTGTAGAGTTTCTTGAAGTCCATTATCTTGCTGAATGTGAATATCACATTGTCAGTGTCTCCTGAAAATAGGTTTGATCTGCTTGCTCCATTATCCACAAGCAAACCATCTCCATTTGAAATTCTCTCTTCAAGTTCAGGGACCTTAGTGATTCCAGAGCATTGCATCATCTGATTGCCATTGGCCTTTTCTATCCATCTGAATGCAACGATACCTTCATTGTTTCCATGAAGGATTCCGGCCTGACTTGCACCTGTTTGGGAAGACAAGTCTGTTTCCCACATTCTAAGATTGTACTCATTGCTCTCAATCATTTCCTTAACTGTAGGCATCTCTCCCCTTTCGACAGCTTCACGGAGAACTTCATAAGCAAGCCCATCGATTTCAACGATTATCAATCCAGGATAATCCTTGACTTCAGCTTTCCTTTTCTTTTTAGCAGCATTAAAAACAGCCCGGTAATAGGAGCTGTCATCATCAATTGTTATGAGGGAAGACAGTATGGTTGTAACTGCAGCCATCCCTAATGGGGCAAGAATTATTGCAGGACCTTCGATTTCTATAAAAAACAATGGTGCGAGAAACTCAAGAAGAATTCCGTTTAGTATCAATGTTCCAAATCCAAAGGTCAAAACTAGAAATGGCATTGCTATTCTTGTTAGAATAGGCCATAAAATTGCATTTAATAAACCGATGAATAGAACTAAAAGTAGTATGTCATCAAATGAACTGAGTTTGATTCCCAATCCTAAAAAACCTATTAAGTAAATTCCCAGGACGTTTCCAATGAATACTATTAGACTTCTCCTAAAACTTCTTCTTGGGGTTGGTTTTTGGTTGATAATTTCCATATTAATCCGGCCAGACATTGTTTTAAAATTTTTTCATTTTGAAAATAAGTTATATAAGAATATATTGGGTGAGAAAAGTATTTAAAATATAAGGAATTCTTATTGAAAATTATTTGAATTATTTACAATAGCTATATAGACATGAAAAAGAAGAATAAATCATAATAACAGAAGGAAACTATATAAGGAAAGGAATGTATGGAAGACCTAAGATTATATTGATGGAATCTGATACGTAAAACAATCAGTTTGTAGAGTGGTTGGTAGAAAAAGGAAGTTTTAAGTAAATATTTCATAATTAGGAATTAATTACATTATAAAATTAATCATAAAAGCACTTAATTCCATTTTAAAAATTGGGATTGTGAATTTTTGAAAAAAATTCCTCTTTGTCAACATATGTATAAGATTGGGGAGCTCTAAAATCATCTAAACAATTTACATCAATAAAATCGTCTAAAATGTTTAATTCACCTACTTTCAAAGCAAATCCCTCATCTTTACCTTTAAAATAATCAAAGAAATCTTTTTTACAAATTCCTGCTTTATTTGAAAAATTATTCCATAAATTGGAAGGAGTATCCCTAATAATGTCCTCTAATTCAAATGAACCTATAATCTTTTTCTCAGGAGCAGTGGCATAAATAATTACATTGGTTACATCCCTTTTGAAAACAGATCTACGAAACTCGTAAGTTTTTTCTTTTGAAATAATTTTCTCAACATACTGTGGTTTGATTGACATCAAAACATCCATAAGACCAACTCTATATAATATTTTAGTAAGTATTACGCTTAAATATATCTCTAATAATTAAATATTTATCATGACTTAAACTTTGTGTGGATTGAATAGGTCCATTAATAATTCCAGATTCTACTAATTCATCATAGGAAATCTTATAATCATATGTCTTTGAATGAATAAATAACATTACAGAAACTTCATTTTCTATAAGCTCTTCCAATTCCTCCAATGAAAAAACAGAGCGCTTACTAATTAACTGATGGAGATCATTTAAATTATCTACTCTATAGAAAGATTCCACTACTCCAATATCGGCAATTCCTTTCTTATCAGTTTCATAAAACAATACTAAATCCCCTTCCTTTAGATTGGTATTAGCATGAGATATATAAGCTTTTTTTATAGTGTTTGTAGCAATTAAATTTGAAGGATATTCACCAAAACCTTCCTCTAAAAAAGATTCTAATCTAGTTTGCACTATTTGCTTTAAGAATAATTTTTCATGGAATTCTGGTTTTATAGGCACTATAAATTTTCTAACATTTTCATTATCACAGAAATAAGGATAATATTTCTTTGCAATATCTGAAAAAGAATCCTCATTCACATTAATTTCTTCTAAAATTTTATCTTTATTGATATTTTTAATATAAACGGCTTCGGATCTAACATTATCACCCACATATTTGAATCCATATTCTTCTATAAGATAAACTAAATCGTCATTTTCTTTAATGAAATGTGTCAAATAAACCTCTTCAAATCCCAAACTAATTGCATAATTAATTATCCAGTATAAGAACAATTCGCCTATTTTATTTCCTGTGCTTGATACTTTCATTGTTGCTATTTTTATTCTAGGTTTAGGAATTAAAGTTTTATTAACCAAAGCAATATTTTCATTTTCAAGCTTATATACTAATAAAGCCCCTAATTTTCCATTTTCAGTATAAATTAGACAATTTCTCTCTTCTTTAGAAATTTTTTCAAACCAATGATTAAATTCCGGGTAATCCTCTTTTAATGAATCAAAAAATGGGTCATTAACATCCACATTATCGACAGTTGTTTTTTTAATTGTCTCAGGTTTAAAAGGCAGCCGAATGTCTAAATATTTTAATGCTTCATCGATGGTTAATACTTGTTCTTCTAAGTCAAATTTCTTTGCTCTTTTATGAATTCCCAAGTCTTCTGTAATTAAAAAATCTACTTTTTTGGTATACAACGAATATAATAATAAAGCGTCATTATAGTCATTTGATTTGTCAATTTTGATTTTTCCTTTAAAATCTTCATCACCTTCAAAACTTGGAGGATTTTTTAACTCTTCGTAACTATTTAATTTTGATAAAGTGATTTTTCTTCTATTTTCATCAGTATCATTTTTGACATCATCATATGTTGCAGGATGGATATATACTTTGAAAAAGTCTTTTGCCATTAATCTTAAAAATTTTTGTAAAGATTTTGACAAAGGTTCATTATCTTCTCGTTGAATTAAAATATTTGTGTCTAATAAAATTTTTGTTATCATAATACCCCTTTAGAAATGAATTTTAAAAAATGATGTAACAATAACACCCAACCCCTATGTAATAATACAGTTGATGGTTATATATAAAATTAACCGTTTTAAGCCCCCCATTTTGCAATATACTAATGTCCAAGTTTTAAATTGATAACTATTTGTTGTTCAACACGAATAATATTATACATTTTAAAATTTTATGTTTAACAAAAATATGAAATATTTTAAGATTATTATCCATGTCAGAGTTGACTTTCATGGCAGACAAATTCAGAGGGAGAAAAGAAGCTACATAATATCAAGAATCAGAAGCAATGACACCAAGCCTGAGATTCTTGTAAGAAGCTATCTCTTCAGAAGGGGACTCAGGTTAAGAAAGAATGACAGGAGATATCCTGGAAGTCCTGATGTTGTGCTGCCTAAATACAGAACCATAGTCTTTGTCCGTGGCTGCTTCTGGTATCTCCATGAAGGATGCAAGTATTACAAGATTCCAAATTCGAATGTTGAATATTGGGAAAACAAGCTCTACAGAAACAGGGAACGAGAGGAACAAAACAAGAAAGAGCTTGAAGATATGGGTTGGACAATCATCACAGTTTGGGAGTGCCAACTTAAAAAGGACAAACGTGAGGAGACTCTCAAGAAATAGTATAATCAGATAGTTTCTCAGGAATAGATGAAGTTTTGTAAAAAAAGTGATTGTAATGTGTATATTGTAGATGAAAAATATTATTTTCATGTCTTGATTTGAGTAAGTTGAATACAGACCCTACTAAAATATAT
This window harbors:
- a CDS encoding HEAT repeat domain-containing protein, translating into MGLFGKLRKNKWEDEDPQVRMEGIEELLSSNKKDNEKQKILTGIAKNDPESDIRIMALQNLDVPRLFEEIILNDPDWKVRMAAVERLKKDIIYFKENFEDHYDINEEYIDFLEEVGENDASSEVRDAANAIANDPNYSKKALDKGLRKGGIKKIYYTVVDVANNTEKNIVLTQNDNSEYTYEAKSVKELLDCCFGGDIITITYDNSSEINNENYMIVDYNILDKQVPVPNKIPIEGSNFDRMITYENIDTQNFTNSSLLSDSDKDYNQMMISLVKACVYNKNRMLSVELGDVIRFTEEDLERISIEGGVPDLSKARADLTQDFEFKVKRIEFICRKVNELPMTENMTLYR
- a CDS encoding very short patch repair endonuclease; the encoded protein is MKYFKIIIHVRVDFHGRQIQREKRSYIISRIRSNDTKPEILVRSYLFRRGLRLRKNDRRYPGSPDVVLPKYRTIVFVRGCFWYLHEGCKYYKIPNSNVEYWENKLYRNREREEQNKKELEDMGWTIITVWECQLKKDKREETLKK
- a CDS encoding zinc ribbon domain-containing protein; this encodes MNYCFNCGAKLIEKDQKFCIKCGTKLVEHEDKYKDYLKESHSKYNQREGESYNDYLERINSPVKNKIATEEKEEDYIDYDPLKTYKENNPQINYPKSEREDDDSYETIADENRKEVIVEGMFGKPSVSTEGNFIVEGMYGRPKYYIDGDIIRENNQFGRPAYRIDGNYIREGMYGRPKYYIDGDLIRENNQFGRVVGRRKK
- a CDS encoding lipopolysaccharide assembly protein LapB encodes the protein MTTEIKICPQCYRLYKENQVCSKCNMELKSLDEFAQTLDKLLEYRRGVHTDYTDPSYAEEAKRQTIDNYFKAYMTLLRADPLNRERYLYGLVKVYDIFDKGHNYLRKLDLEVVFKILDRLLEYDPDNEDYLYIKLRYLFYKEREYKEALKIANRLLEMDSENEDYISFKEAALEEIGEEPDEKYFKLMF
- a CDS encoding phage holin family protein gives rise to the protein MEIINQKPTPRRSFRRSLIVFIGNVLGIYLIGFLGLGIKLSSFDDILLLVLFIGLLNAILWPILTRIAMPFLVLTFGFGTLILNGILLEFLAPLFFIEIEGPAIILAPLGMAAVTTILSSLITIDDDSSYYRAVFNAAKKKRKAEVKDYPGLIIVEIDGLAYEVLREAVERGEMPTVKEMIESNEYNLRMWETDLSSQTGASQAGILHGNNEGIVAFRWIEKANGNQMMQCSGITKVPELEERISNGDGLLVDNGASRSNLFSGDTDNVIFTFSKIMDFKKLYNKAWYSVFSNPSNFARIIALFLGDMVREIWSQITHSLRDVKPRINRGIVYIPTRAATNVFMREINTSTLIGDMMIGDIDVAYSTYLGYDEIAHHSGVRDSDAWIALRQMDRQIKHLIDANKYSPRDYQFVIQSDHGQTNGATFTQRYGESFEDFVKSLLPEDMSMFAKMTSNDDHFVGDYTPFARKEKKIAKEEKEAQELSDSEVIVLASGNLAMIYLTQWSQRLTYEELNSYFPELIPGIINNEYVGFILVNSKENGDLAIGKNGTYYLDSDKIDGENPLLGFGDNIVSHLKRTSSFEHTPDILVNSFYDEKSDEVCAFEELVGSHGGVGGDQSKPFILYPSSWNVSDDEIIGAESIYELLKENLLKLKS